A window of Rhododendron vialii isolate Sample 1 chromosome 11a, ASM3025357v1 contains these coding sequences:
- the LOC131307272 gene encoding disease resistance protein RUN1-like isoform X2, which yields MRSSMASSSNSEFKCSYDIFLSFRGSDTRTKFTDHLYEALKREGFETFRDNEGIEQGENIKSELQKAIWNSNMSVIVLSETYATSKSCLFEIQTILEHRKKKSDHVIFPVFYEVEPSEIKEQAKHLDFRGKKVTDEEVKAWSAALKEVASMAGMVSGNQSNGSEAKFIEEIIGVLKIKRADKHLRDLDENMQNLKRKVEYLSGQKNDINSQISNKKCWLGIRPKKEVEVWLIDVQRFKEDVQSLEQEVVGETNVSSRMRLGKVIAKKILEVQELHKKGSDFNSLMIDELPTGRPLLRSLLMSLVYLGVWCFVIYKIVSLSVKENQVD from the exons ATGCGTTCTTCGATGGCCTCCTCTTCGAATTCTGAATTCAAATGTAGTTACGACATTTTCTTGAGCTTTAGGGGCTCAGACACCCGTACAAAATTCACCGATCACCTCTACGAGGCTTTGAAGCGAGAGGGATTTGAAACATTCAGGGACAATGAAGGGATTGAGCAGGGTGAGAACATCAAATCTGAGTTGCAGAAAGCAATTTGGAACTCCAACATGTCAGTGATCGTGTTATCGGAAACCTATGCCACTTCGAAATCGTGCTTGTTTGAAATCCAGACGATTCTCGAACACCGCAAGAAGAAGTCAGATCATGTTATTTTTCCCGTGTTCTATGAGGTGGAGCCGTCGGAAATTAAGGAGCAAGCAAAACATCTGGATTTCAGAGGAAAGAAAGTGACGGATGAGGAGGTGAAGGCATGGAGTGCGGCGCTTAAGGAGGTTGCGAGTATGGCTGGGATGGTTTCCGGAAATCAATCTAACGG GTCTGAAGCGAAGTTCATTGAGGAAATTATTGGTGTACTCAAAATCAAGCGAGCTGACAAGCACCTGAGA gATCTTGACGAAAACATGCAAAACCTCAAAAGAAAGGTAGAGTACTTGAGCGGTCAAAAGAATGACATAAATTCACAAATCAGCAATAAGAAGTGCTGGCTAGGGATAAGACCAAAGAAAGAAGTTGAAGTTTGGCTCATAGATGTGCAACGGTTTAAAGAAGATGTGCAAAGCCTTGAGCAAGAAGTAGTTGGAGAAACAAATGTCTCCTCACGTATGCGGTTGGGAAAGGTTATCGCCAAGAAAATTCTAGAGGTGCAAGAACTCCACAAAAAGGGCAGtgattttaatagtttgatGATTGATGAACTTCCAACTGGTAGACCGTTGCTCAGGTCATTGCTCATGTCATTGGTTTATTTGGGTGTATGGTGCTTTGTTATCTATAAGATTGTGTCCCTGTCTGTTAAGgaaaatcaagtggactga
- the LOC131307147 gene encoding uncharacterized protein LOC131307147, which yields MDLLDLFLDKYGLDLSYHHAWLGVEKARGEIFGDYESSFDKLRWYVEAAKIANPGSLLKLEVDPVSKEFSRLFVSFNACITGFNHCRPFLCLDGTHLKGRFKGCLFAATGKDADQDIHIYLSACSMIGIRQNLVMVGLRSEHLVSRQALCVTFWGLFPLAFAIVNAENDCNWLWFLRILKTILSTRPITFISDRNHGLVSNIPTVFPDCHHAYCLYHLQFNLKDHFPGRFRKGYRNRLVKLFNAIAYAPSVSAYMICEAKFYEHGGDKAKTFIASVPKQHWTNAYFQGHRYGEMSSSAIESFNNWILDAQLMPIMNLVEELRSKIMIQMSRRREEASRWVSQICPDMDAKLAKRIDKGRSWRVYKSKTGLYEVKSVPAVLVNLEEGTCSCGTWQYNGFLCAHAATVLVKTCGAEGSLAGYIDPFYHVEAYRLTYQDNIHPILAMDIPDFTQGSTRVIKAPKNRRQAGRPCVKRIRSRGEEQSSARPMKCARCHKLSHHNRRTCKGATDD from the exons ATGGATCTGTTGGATTTATTTCTGGACAAGTACGGTTTGGATTTATCATACCACCATGCATGGTTAGGAGTGGAAAAGGCTAGGGGGGAAATATTTGGAGACTATGAAAGTTCATTTGATAAGTTGAGGTGGTACGTTGAAGCTGCCAAAATTGCAAATCCAGGGAGCTTATTAAAGCTTGAAGTTGATCCTGTCAGCAAGGAATTCTCGAGGCTCTTTGTGTCGTTCAATGCATGTATCACAGGGTTTAATCATTGTCGACCATTCCTTTGCCTTGATGGGACACATCTCAAAGGCAGATTCAAGGGGTGTCTTTTTGCTGCCACAGGAAAAGATGCAGATCAAG ATATTCATATCTATTTATCTGCTTGTTCTATGATTGGTATAAGACAGAACCTAG TAATGGTTGGCCTGAGAAGTGAGCACCTTGTCTCTAGACAGGCACTTTGTGTGACATTTTGGG GTTTATTTCCCCTGGCGTTTGCTATTGTGAATGCAGAAAATGATTGTAATTGGTTGTGGTTTCTTCGGATTTTAAAAACTATCTTGTCTACACGGCCTATTACTTTCATTAGTGATCGCAACCATGGTCTCGTGAGTAACATACCAACTGTTTTTCCTGATTGTCATCATGCTTACTGTTTGTATCATCTTCAATTCAATTTGAAGGATCACTTCCCTGGACGGTTTCGAAAGGGTTATCGAAATAGGTTGGTTAAATTGTTTAATGCTATCGCTTATGCTCCATCGGTATCAGCTTATATGATATGTGAGGCTAAGTTCTACGAGCATGGGGGAGATAAGGCCAAGACATTTATTGCAAGTGTTCCAAAACAACATTGGACTAATGCTTATTTTCAAGGGCATCGATACGGAGAGATGAGTTCTAGTGCTATTGAGTCCTTCAATAACTGGATACTTGATGCACAGCTTATGCCGATAATGAATTTAGTTGAAGAGTTGAGGTCCAAAATTATGATTCAAATGTCGCGTAGAAGAGAAGAAGCATCGCGTTGGGTTTCTCAGATTTGTCCGGACATGGATGCAAAGTTAGCTAAGAGGATTGACAAGGGGAGGTCGTGGAGGGTTTATAAATCAAAAACCGGCTTGTATGAGGTGAAATCTGTACCTGCTGTTCTAGTAAATCTTGAGGAAGGGACATGTTCTTGTGGAACCTGGCAATACAATGGTTTCTTATGTGCTCATGCTGCAACGGTGTTAGTTAAGACTTGTGGAGCGGAAGGATCCTTGGCTGGTTACATTGATCCGTTTTATCATGTTGAGGCATATCGGCTCACATATCAAGATAATATCCATCCAATTCTAGCTATGGATATTCCTGACTTCACACAAGGAAGTACTCGGGTTATCAAAGCTCCAAAAAATAGGAGGCAAGCTGGAAGACCTTGCGTAAAGCGCATTCGTTCTAGGGGTGAAGAACAATCCTCTGCTAGGCCAATGAAATGTGCGAGGTGCCATAAGCTTTCTCACCACAACCGCAGGACATGCAAAGGGGCTACGGATGATTGA